A stretch of Macrobrachium rosenbergii isolate ZJJX-2024 chromosome 12, ASM4041242v1, whole genome shotgun sequence DNA encodes these proteins:
- the LOC136844076 gene encoding protein FAM200C-like, which translates to MSRDIKDQVISEIKAAQFGLLALQLDESTDVSSCSQLLVFVRYVNAGEFKEEFLFCSPLETTTRGEDITRKVTHNEEGLSWENVWGVCTDEAPAMLGSKSGFAARLKEVAFGVTVTHCMIHCQALASRTLPKELHAILNTAIKIVNYVKSMPVNSRLFKELCKVLDSKHQVLLFYTKVRWLSKGNVLSRVFELREELKIYLDMQGKESIFFSAPVFEPRLAYLVDVFDQLNKLNLKLQGKDKTVIHFVDSLHAFIAKIQNWVRKINAGNSAMFENFCEVVEGEKELDPCLQNEIINHLQNLGQEFSRYFPGLESIDLSFIADPFNTEPDSVPDPDQDEYLEMKFDSGVECLQKDISVQEFWAQISASYRRIDKRALKTLLPSSSTYLCESGFSVLLQIKTKPRNHLEVEDDMRCALSTVLPRFDEVVDKKQVHPSH; encoded by the coding sequence ATGTCCAGAGATATCAAAGACCAAGTGATCAGCGAGATAAAAGCTGCTCAATTCGGGCTACTTGCACTCCAGCTCGATGAGTCAACAGATGTTTCTTCCTGTTCACAACTCCTTGTATTTGTTAGGTATGTTAATGCTGGTGAATTtaaagaagaatttcttttttgcTCTCCACTTGAGACTACTACCAGAGGTGAAGATATTACGAGGAAGGTAACACATAATGAGGAAGGACTGTCGTGGGAGAATGTGTGGGGGGTATGTACGGATGAGGCACCTGCAATGTTAGGTTCAAAGTCAGGATTTGCTGCCAGACTTAAAGAGGTGGCTTTTGGAGTTACAGTGACTCATTGCATGATCCATTGTCAGGCACTTGCATCTAGAACCCTTCCCAAGGAACTTCACGCCATCTTGAACACCGCCATAAAGATTGTAAACTATGTAAAGTCTATGCCTGTTAATTCACGACTTTTCAAAGAACTCTGTAAAGTCTTGGATTCAAAGCATCAGGTCCTACTATTCTACACTAAAGTTCGATGGCTGTCGAAAGGGAATGTTCTCAGCCGAGTTTTTGAACTTAGAGAAGAGCTAAAGATATATTTGGACATGCAGGGCAAGGAATCTATATTTTTCAGTGCCCCCGTGTTTGAACCACGTTTGGCATATTTAGTTGATGTATTTGATCAACTTAATAAACTTAATCTGAAACTTCAGGgtaaagacaaaactgtaattcattttgttgactCATTGCATGCCTTCATTGCTAAGATCCAGAActgggttaggaaaattaatgccgGTAATTCtgcaatgtttgagaatttttgtgaagttgttgAAGGTGAAAAAGAACTAGATCCTTgtctccaaaatgaaataattaaccaccttcaaaatttgggccaagaattttccagatacttcccTGGTCTTGAATCCatagatctgtcatttatagcAGATCCATTTAACACTGAGCCAGATTCTGTGCCAGACCCTGACCAAGAtgaatacttggaaatgaaatttgattctggTGTAGAGTGTTTGCAAAAAGATATCTCTGTACAGGAATTCTGGGCTCAAATAAGTGCATCATACCGTAGAATTGATAAGCGTGCACTAAAAAcgcttctaccttcctcctccacttacttatgtgaatcaggcttttctgtcttacttcaaatcaaaacaaaaccaagaaaccacttagaggtggaggatgacatGCGGTGTGCCCTGTCCACAGTTCTCCCCCGATTTGATGAGGTTGTAGATAAGAAACAAGTACATCCATCTCATTAG